The Larus michahellis chromosome 2, bLarMic1.1, whole genome shotgun sequence genome window below encodes:
- the ZBTB14 gene encoding zinc finger and BTB domain-containing protein 14, with amino-acid sequence MEFFISMSETIKYNDDDHKTVFLKTLNEQRLEGEFCDIAIVVEDVKFRAHRCVLAACSTYFKKLFKKLEVDSSSVIEIDFLRSDIFEEVLNYMYTAKISVKKEDVNLMMSSGQILGIRFLDKLCSQKRDVSSPEENTQSKSKYCLKINRPMGEPNDTQDDEVEEIGDHDDSPSDVTVEGTPPSQEDGKSPTTTLRVQEAILKELGSEEVRKVNCYGQEVEPMETTESKDLGSQTPQALTFNDGISEVKDEQTPGWTTAAGDMKFEYLLYGHREHIVCQACGKTFSDEARLRKHEKLHTADRPFVCEMCTKGFTTQAHLKEHLKIHTGYKPYSCEVCGKSFIRAPDLKKHERVHSNERPFACHMCDKAFKHKSHLKDHERRHRGEKPFVCSSCTKAFAKASDLKRHENNMHSERKQVTTANSIQSETEQLQAAAMAAEAEQQLETIACS; translated from the exons ATG GAGTTTTTCATCAGTATGTCTGAAACCATTAAATATAATGACGACGATCACAAAACTGTGTTCCTGAAAACATTAAATGAACAACGTTTGGAAGGAGAATTTTGTGACATAGCTATCGTGGTTGAAGATGTTAAATTCAGAGCACATAGATGTGTCCTTGCTGCCTGCAGTACCTacttcaaaaagcttttcaaaaaacTAGAAGTTGATAGTTCATCAGTAATAGAAATAGATTTTCTTCGTTCTGATATTTTTGAGGAAGTTCTCAATTATATGTACACTGCAAAGATTTCTGTTAAGAAAGAGGATGTAAATTTGATGATGTCTTCAGGCCAGATTCTTGGTATTCGATTTTTGGATAAACTTTGCTCTCAAAAACGTGATGTATCTAGTCCTGAAGAAAACACACAGTCCAAGAGCAAGTATTGTCTAAAAATAAACCGTCCTATGGGGGAACCTAATGATACCCAAGATGATGAGGTGGAAGAAATTGGAGATCATGATGATAGTCCATCCGATGTGACAGTGGAAGGAACTCCCCCAAGTCAGGAAGACGGAAAATCACCTACCACTACCTTGAGAGTGCAGGAGGCAATTCTGAAAGAGCTGGGAAGCGAAGAGGTTCGAAAAGTAAACTGCTATGGCCAAGAAGTAGAGCCTATGGAAACAACCGAATCGAAAGACTTAGGATCTCAGACCCCTCAGGCTTTAACATTTAATGATGGCATAAGTGAAGTGAAAGATGAACAGACACCAGGCTGGACCACAGCAGCTGGGGATATGAAGTTTGAGTATTTGCTTTACGGTCACAGGGAACACATTGTATGTCAGGCTTGCGGTAAGACCTTTTCTGATGAAGCGCGAttgagaaaacatgaaaaattacacACTGCTGATAGACCATTTGTTTGTGAAATGTGTACTAAGGGCTTCACCACGCAAGCTCATTTGAAAGAGCACCTGAAAATACACACAGGTTACAAGCCTTACAGTTGTGAGGTATGTGGAAAGTCTTTTATTCGTGCACCAGATCTAAAAAAGCATGAGAGAGTTCACAGTAATGAGAGGCCGTTTGCATGCCATATGTGTGATAAAGCCTTCAAGCACAAGTCCCACCTCAAAGACCATGAAAGAAGACACCGAGGAGAGAAACCTTTTGTCTGCAGTTCGTGCACTAAAGCATTTGCTAAAGCGTCGGATCTAAAAAGGCATGAGAACAATATgcacagtgaaagaaaacaagttaCTACAGCCAATTCCATCCAGAGTGAAACAGAACAGTTACAGGCAGCAGCTATGGCTGCTGAAGCAGAGCAGCAATTAGAAACTATAGCTTGTAGTTAA